In Xenorhabdus griffiniae, the genomic window CCCCATGCATTTTGAGTGTAAAGCCGAATTTTAACGAGCGCTATTTAAAACCCCGCTCCTTTTTAATCAAATCGTAAGCCGACTGGATGGACTGCGTCTTTTGTTTCGCCAGTTCCATCATTTCTGGTGGTAAACCTTTTGCCACCAGTTTATCGGGATGATGCTCACTCATCAGTTTTCGATAAGCTCGCTTAATGGTGGTCGCATCATCCTGTTTATTGACACCCAATACCTTACAAGCATCTTCCAATGTTGCACGCTGCTGTTCACGACCTTGATGGCGGTACTGTCCATTGAAATGACGTCCGCCTTCCATCATGGCAAGGAATTGTTCAAATTGAATACGGGAAATACCTAATTCTTCGGCAATGACAAACAGAACTTTTCTTTCATTGGGATGCAGTTCGCCATCAGCAAATGCTGCTTGTAACTGAATTTCCAGGAACATGCGGATCAGGTCAGAACGACCGAAGCAAGCACGGCGTAACTGTTGCATTGTTTTACGCAAAGGAAATTGGGACTGTTTGCCTTCACGAAACGCCTGCTGCGCGGAAAGCCGTGCCTCACCATGCAGTTGCATTCTGTCCATCAATTGGGTGGCGAGCTGGATATCCGTTTCTGTTACCCGACCTTTTGCTTTGGTTAAATGCCCCAATACTTGAAAAGTACTGCGAAAAAACAGCGCCTGTCGGGTTGGGCCTTTCGTCGTCCCCCCCAATTTCTGCATCCTGATTTTGTCAAGGATGTGACCAAGCACTAAGCCAATCACAATTCCCCAAAAACCCGCACCAGATGCAATCCCAAATATCAATCCGAATAATTTTCCCCAATACTGCATATAGTCGTCAATTCCCCAATGCTCTGAGCGCAATTTTGCATTATCATACTATCCATTAAGCTCTGTGCCTAACAACAAGATTAGCAAAGTTAAACTTTACTCTGGCGCATATCTCTCAACTACGTTAGTCTCTGAGCGTTTGCCGGCACGATGCCACTGATGACGGAACCGCATAAACATCTATGAATAAATGTTATCCTACCCTGCTGGCCACAATGGTATGGGCAGCACTTTATAGTCAGCAAGCTCATGCTGACCTTGCAGCACAATGTATGCTGGGTGTACCTGTCTACGATAAGCCGATTATCACAGGCGATCCTAATAAACTGCCAGTCTATATTCAGTCCGATGATTCTCACGGTGAATACCCCAATGCGGCTGAGTTCATTGGCAATGTAAATATCCAACAGGGAAATAAAACACTGATAGCCGATAAAGTTCGGCTCGAACAGACACAAGAGCAGGATAAAGAACCTGTGCGCACTGTTACCGCAGTGGGTAATGTCAGCTATGATGACCCTCAGATCATTTTGAAGGGACCCCGCGCCTGGGCGAATCTGAACAATAAAGATACCGATGTGGAACAAGGTAAGTATCAGTTGGTTGGTCGTCAAGGACGTGGCAGCGCAGATAAGATGATGCTGCGTGATGAGAACCGCTATACCATCATGAATAATGGGATATTCACTTCTTGCCTGCCCGGTAATGACAGCTGGAGTGTCGTGGGTTCTGAAGTCATTCTTGACCGTGAAGAAGAAGTTGCCGAAATCTGGAATGCCCGTTTTCGCGTTGCCAATGTGCCGGTATTTTATACACCATATTTGCAATTACCTATCGGTAATAAACGTCGTTCTGGTTTCTTAATTCCAAATGCCAGTTTTTCCAACAAAGATGGCTTCCAATTTCTGCTGCCGTACTACTGGAACATTGCCCCTAACTATGATGCCACGATTACTCCTCATCTCATCACGATGCGGGGTTTGAAGCTCGATAATGAATTCCGTTATCTCACCAAAGCGGGGACCGGTACAGTTGCGCTGGATTGGATTGATCAGGATCGTCTGTATAAAGAGGATAAAAGGCTCAAGGCCAGACCTGAGCGGGATAGCAACAGCCGCTGGTTGTTCTACTGGAATCACAGTGGTGTCATGAATCAGGTTTGGCGTTTCAGTGCTGATTATACCAAAGTCAGTGATCCGAACTATTTCAATGACTTCAGTTCACAATACGGTTCCAGCACCGATGGCTATGCCACTCAGAAATTCAGTATTGGCTATGCCCAACAAAACTGGAATGCCACACTCACAACCAAACAGTTCCAAATTTTTACCCCTAGTGATAGAGGAAAAGCTTACCGAACAGCGCCTCAGTTAGATCTCAACTACTATAAAAATGATTTGGGACCGTTTGATTTTCGTACTTACGCTCAGGTGGCCAAATTTACCAGTGTTGGTAATCAGTGGCCAGATGGAACGCGCTGGCACCTGGAACCTTCCATTAACTTACCACTCTCCAATGGCTGGGCGAGCATCAATAATGAATTTAAGTTGATGGCAACCCATTATCAACAGGATCTTACTGAAACAACTAAATCCAACACTGAGATACCTGCATTGGAAAGATCGGTAAACCGTATTCTGCCGGTGTTTAAATCAGATGCGAAGATGGTGTTTGAACGCGCTATGTATTTTAACCAAGGCTTCACCCAGACGCTGGAACCGCGCGTTCAATATCTCTATGTGCCTTATAAGAATCAAAACAACATCAATAACTTTGATTCTTCTCTGCTACAATCGGATTATACTGGATTGTTCCGGGATCGCTTCTACAGTGGGTTAGACCGTGTTTCGTCTGCTAATCAATTTACCGCTGGCGTGACTACCCGTATTTATGATGAAGATTTAGTTGAACGTTTTAGCCTGTCCGTAGGTCAAATTTACCATTTTGAACGTCCACGTACCGAAGATACTGACTCTGTCTTAGGTAGTAAGGATATCATTGGGAACAAAAAAGGAACGGGGGCGACAACCTGGGCTGGAGATGTACACTGGAGAATCAATGATTCCTGGGGCATCAAAGGCGGGTTGCAATATGACAATCGTCTGGACGACTTCACTATGGGTAATGCCATCATGGAATACCGTCGTGACGCTGACCGCATGTTGCAGTTAAGCTACCGTTTTGTTGATCGCAATTATATTCAAGCCACACTCAAGGGTGGCGCGCCCGCTTACCAGCAAGGAATTTCTCAGATTGGTATGGTAGCAAGTTGGCCGTTGTCAGATCGTTGGGCGTTTGTCGGGGCTTATTACTACGATACCAAAGAGAAACAGCCTGCAACCCAAATGGTCGGTTTGCAATACAACACTTGCTGCTGGGCAGTCAGTGTAGGTTATGAACGCAAGATCACCGACTGGCGCTTCGATAGCAGTCAATATGACAACAAATGGTCATTCAATGTTGAACTTCGTGGCTTAAGTAACAATCATAGTTTAGGGAGTCAGAAAATGTTGCAGCAAGGTATTCTTCCATACCAACGTGCATTCTGATACCGATAAACGCAATGTAAACAAAATAACCCCGCCAAGGCGGGATTGATATGATGGGAAACGTATGAAGAACTGGAAATTGCTCATTTTCGGATTGATGTTTTCAGTAAACTCTGTCGCAATGGCGGCTCCACAAGAGCTGAATAAGGTTGCTGCCGTTGTTAACAATGATGTCGTACTGGAAAGTGACGTTAGCAGCCTTTTACAATCCGTTAAACTCAATGCAAAACATGCAGGCCAGCAATTACCGGATGAAAAAACATTGCGTCACCAAATCCTTGAGCGCCTGATTATGGATGATATTGTTCTGCAAATGGCAAACCGGATGCAGCTAACTATCCCTGATCAAGCCTTAGATTCTGCGATCACGAATATTGCGGCTCAAAACCACTTGAGCCTTGCCCAGTTAAAACAAAATCTGATCGCAGAGGGAATGAGCTTTGATACTTACCGTAATCAGATCCGCAAGGAAATGATGATTGCAGAAGTACGTAACAATGAGGTACGCCGCCGCATTACTATCCTGCCACAGGAAGTTGATTCACTGGCTAATCAAATCAGCAACCAAAACAGTCAGGACTCTGAGATAAATCTCAGCCAGATCCTGATCCCTCTGTCGGAAAACCCAAGCCAGGAGCAGGTAGAAAAAGCGGCAACCACGATTAAAAAAATCTTATCTGAACTCCACAATGGTGTCGATTTCGGCAAATTAGCGCTTTCCTATTCCAGTGATCCCCAAGCCCTGAAAGGGGGAAATATGGGTTGGAGCAAACTGCAAGAATTGCCATCCCTGTTTGCTGCACAGCTTCAATCTGCTCATAAGGGACAGATTATTGGCCCAATTCGTTCCGGCGTTGGCTTTCACATTCTGAAAGTGAATGATATCCGTGGTGGTCAGACGTCTATTGCCGTCACTGAAGTGAATGCTCGCCATATTCTGCTGAAAACATCACCTATTATGAATGATGAACAGGCACGTAACGAGTTGCTGAAACTCAGAGAAGAGATCTTAAATGGCAAAACCTCATTCGAAGAAGCCGCAAAAGCACATTCTGAAGATCCAGGTTCAGCCATGCGTGGTGGAGAACTGGGTTGGAATTTGCCGAGCGCTTACGATCCTGCTTTCCGTGATGCGTTGATGACGTTGCAAAAAGGTGAGATCAGCCAGCCTGTTCACTCCTCTTTCGGCTGGCACTTAATCCAACTGCTGGATAGCCGCAAGGTTGACAGAACAGACGCTGCACAGAAAGATCGCGCCTACCGCCTGCTGTTTAACCGTAAATTCAATGAAGAGGCACAAAACTGGATGCAGGAATTACGCGCCTCTGCTTATGTGAAAATTTTAGATGGTAGCAATGCACAATAATAAACCCATCGTCATTACCCCCGGCGAACCAGCCGGGGTTGGCCCTGACTTAGTCATTGCCTTGGCTCAAAAAGCGTGGCCTAGCCAACTGGTTGTCTGTGCTGATCCAGAGCTGATGCTTTCCCGAGCTAAGCAACTGAATTTACCCCTACAACTGCAAACTTATTCTCCAGAACACATTTCTTCATCACAGGCAGCCGGAACCCTAACCATCCTGCCCGTTAACCTCCACTCCCCGACGATGACAGGGGAATTAAACCGGAAAAACGGTACTTACGTCACGGAAACCTTAGCAAGAGCTTGCGATGGTTGCCTGAATGGGGAGTTTTCTGCATTGGTGACAGGACCTGTACATAAAGGTGTCATTAATGATGCAGGCGTGGCTTTTACTGGACATACCGAGTTTTTTGCTGACCACAGCCAATGCTCGAGGGTGGTCATGATGTTGGCAACGGAAGAGCTACGGGTAGCGCTGGCAACCACGCACCTGCCGATTCTGGATGTCCCCAAAGCAATTACGTTTGATTCCCTGCGGGAAGTTATCACCATTCTTAATCATGATCTAAAAACCAAATTCGGTATTCCCCGTCCCCATATCTATGTTTGCGGCCTGAATCCTCATGCCGGTGAAGGTGGGCATATGGGACATGAAGAAATAGATATCATCATTCCTGCCTTAGATAGTCTGAGAGCGGAAGGGATATGGTTGGAAGGTCCATTACCTGCGGATACCCTGTTCCAACCCAAATATTTAGATCATGCTGATGCCGTGCTTTCGATGTATCACGATCAAGGGTTACCCGTGTTAAAATACCAGGGTTTTGGCAGGGCCGTAAATATTACGTTAGGGCTGCCATTTATCCGAACTTCTGTCGATCATGGCACAGCACTGGAGCTGGCGGGGACAGGTCAAGCTGATGTGGGTAGTTTTATCACCGCATTGAATCTAGCAATTAAAATGATACAAAACAGTAATGAATAACAAAGTCCATCAAGGGCACCATGCCCGTAAACGTTTCGGGCAAAACTTTTTAACCGATCAATTTATTATTGATAGCATTGTCAATGCGATGAACCCACAGGCTGGCCAAGCCATCGTGGAAATCGGCCCAGGTCTGGGAGCATTGACAGAACCCGTGGGTGAACGCATGGATAAGATGACTGTCGTCGAGCTTGACCGTGATTTAGCGGCTCGTCTGCACATCCACCCCAAACTGAAAGATAAGCTGACAATCATTCAACAAGATGCGATGACCGTTGATTTTGGTCAGATTGCTAAAGAACATGGGCAACCCTTGCGTGTATTTGGTAACTTGCCTTATAACATCTCTACACCGTTAATGTTCCATCTTTTTAGCTATACTGATGCTATCGCTGATATGAACTTTATGTTGCAGAAAGAAGTTGTGAATCGTCTTGTCGCGGGACCTGACAGTAAAGCCTATGGACGCTTAAGTGTGATGGCGCAATACTACTGTCAGGTGATACCTGTGCTTGAAGTACCGCCAACGGCATTTACACCCGCGCCAAAAGTGGATTCTGCTATTGTGCGTTTGATCCCACACAAGAGTATGCCTTACCCTGTTCAAGACATTCGCATGTTAGCCCGGATCACAACTCAGGCATTTAACCAACGGAGAAAAACGATCCGCAATAGCCTTGGGAATATTTTTTCTGTTGAACAGTTAACTGAATTGGGTATTGATCCAAACACGCGGGCTGAAAACATCTCTGTCGAGCAATACTGTAAGATGGCGAACTGGTTATCATCTCAACCTGAAATTGCCTAAACAAATAAACAGGCGTTGCAGCAACAGGAGGTACCTATGCTCAATGAACCAAGAATTCATATTCAAGTACAAAGTACTTACGTAGAAAGTCAATCACAGCCGGAACAACAACGTTTTGTGTTTGCTTATACTGTATCAATTCGTAATCTTGGGCATTCCCCTGTGCAACTTATTAGCCGTTACTGGCGCATTACCAACAGTGATGGTCACCAAACCGAAGTTCAGGGTGAAGGGGTTGTGGGAAAACAACCTTTGATCCCACCGGGAACAGAATATCGCTACAGCAGTGGCGCTATTTTAGAAACACCTCTGGGGACAATGGAAGGCCATTATAACATGATCGATCACGATGGTCGTCCATTCCGTGTCGCCATTCCGGTGTTCCGGCTGGCTATTCCAACACTGATAAATTAATTATGGCTACATACCTTATTGGCGATATTCACGGCTGTTATCGTGAACTTCGCGCCTTGTTAGAACAAGTCGATTTTAATTCCAGTGAAGACACTTTATGGTTGACCGGCGATCTGATCGCTCGTGGCCCTGATTCATTGGCAGTCCTTCGCTACATTAAGCAACTCGGCTCCGCAGTAAAACTGGTATTGGGCAATCACGATCTGCATCTGTTAGCGGTTTACGCTAAAATCAGCCGCAATAAGCCGAAAGATTTGCTGGATGAATTACTCGCGGCACCGGATGTCGATGAATTAATAAATTGGTTAAGAAAACAGCCAATGCTGCAAATCGATGAAGAACTGAAACTCGTCATGGCACATGCCGGGCTAACCCCACAATGGGATCTGGAAACAGCCAAAATATGTGCCCGTGAAGTGGAAGCGATTCTTCGCAGTGACAGTTATCCTTTGTTTCTCAATGAAATGTATGGGGATATGCCGAACAATTGGACGCCAGAGTTAAGCGGACTTGCTCGATTGCGTTACAGTACCAATGCTTTGACCAGAATGCGTTATTGTTTTCCAAATGGTCAATTGGATATGAATTGTAAATCTAAACCGGAAAATGCACCTGCCCCACTCAAACCCTGGTTTGAATTACCACGCAGCATTCCTGAAGACTATTCAATCGCCTTTGGTCATTGGGCAGCTCTGGAAGGTCAAGGTACACCTTCTGGTATCTACGCCTTAGATACGGGGTGCTGTTGGGGAGGTAAATTAACCCTGCTTCGTTGGGAAGATAAACAATATTTCAGCCAAGGATCATTACTCAAATCATAAGTCTGATAAATAATAAACCTGCCGGTGACACTGGAGTGCCCCAAGGCACTCCGCACGTAAGATAAACTCACTCTCGGCGTTCCAGAATTTCAAAACAATAGCCATGAGAATTGTTTTCATCTGCATCGTGATATTCGGTAAACGTTGAATTCCATTCATCAGGTTCATAATCAGGGAAATGCGTGTCACCAATCACTTCTGCATCAATGTGAGTCAGGTACATACGATCAGCCAGAG contains:
- the djlA gene encoding co-chaperone DjlA, which codes for MQYWGKLFGLIFGIASGAGFWGIVIGLVLGHILDKIRMQKLGGTTKGPTRQALFFRSTFQVLGHLTKAKGRVTETDIQLATQLMDRMQLHGEARLSAQQAFREGKQSQFPLRKTMQQLRRACFGRSDLIRMFLEIQLQAAFADGELHPNERKVLFVIAEELGISRIQFEQFLAMMEGGRHFNGQYRHQGREQQRATLEDACKVLGVNKQDDATTIKRAYRKLMSEHHPDKLVAKGLPPEMMELAKQKTQSIQSAYDLIKKERGFK
- the rsmA gene encoding 16S rRNA (adenine(1518)-N(6)/adenine(1519)-N(6))-dimethyltransferase RsmA; the protein is MNNKVHQGHHARKRFGQNFLTDQFIIDSIVNAMNPQAGQAIVEIGPGLGALTEPVGERMDKMTVVELDRDLAARLHIHPKLKDKLTIIQQDAMTVDFGQIAKEHGQPLRVFGNLPYNISTPLMFHLFSYTDAIADMNFMLQKEVVNRLVAGPDSKAYGRLSVMAQYYCQVIPVLEVPPTAFTPAPKVDSAIVRLIPHKSMPYPVQDIRMLARITTQAFNQRRKTIRNSLGNIFSVEQLTELGIDPNTRAENISVEQYCKMANWLSSQPEIA
- the lptD gene encoding LPS assembly protein LptD, producing the protein MNKCYPTLLATMVWAALYSQQAHADLAAQCMLGVPVYDKPIITGDPNKLPVYIQSDDSHGEYPNAAEFIGNVNIQQGNKTLIADKVRLEQTQEQDKEPVRTVTAVGNVSYDDPQIILKGPRAWANLNNKDTDVEQGKYQLVGRQGRGSADKMMLRDENRYTIMNNGIFTSCLPGNDSWSVVGSEVILDREEEVAEIWNARFRVANVPVFYTPYLQLPIGNKRRSGFLIPNASFSNKDGFQFLLPYYWNIAPNYDATITPHLITMRGLKLDNEFRYLTKAGTGTVALDWIDQDRLYKEDKRLKARPERDSNSRWLFYWNHSGVMNQVWRFSADYTKVSDPNYFNDFSSQYGSSTDGYATQKFSIGYAQQNWNATLTTKQFQIFTPSDRGKAYRTAPQLDLNYYKNDLGPFDFRTYAQVAKFTSVGNQWPDGTRWHLEPSINLPLSNGWASINNEFKLMATHYQQDLTETTKSNTEIPALERSVNRILPVFKSDAKMVFERAMYFNQGFTQTLEPRVQYLYVPYKNQNNINNFDSSLLQSDYTGLFRDRFYSGLDRVSSANQFTAGVTTRIYDEDLVERFSLSVGQIYHFERPRTEDTDSVLGSKDIIGNKKGTGATTWAGDVHWRINDSWGIKGGLQYDNRLDDFTMGNAIMEYRRDADRMLQLSYRFVDRNYIQATLKGGAPAYQQGISQIGMVASWPLSDRWAFVGAYYYDTKEKQPATQMVGLQYNTCCWAVSVGYERKITDWRFDSSQYDNKWSFNVELRGLSNNHSLGSQKMLQQGILPYQRAF
- the apaG gene encoding Co2+/Mg2+ efflux protein ApaG, producing MLNEPRIHIQVQSTYVESQSQPEQQRFVFAYTVSIRNLGHSPVQLISRYWRITNSDGHQTEVQGEGVVGKQPLIPPGTEYRYSSGAILETPLGTMEGHYNMIDHDGRPFRVAIPVFRLAIPTLIN
- the apaH gene encoding bis(5'-nucleosyl)-tetraphosphatase (symmetrical) ApaH produces the protein MATYLIGDIHGCYRELRALLEQVDFNSSEDTLWLTGDLIARGPDSLAVLRYIKQLGSAVKLVLGNHDLHLLAVYAKISRNKPKDLLDELLAAPDVDELINWLRKQPMLQIDEELKLVMAHAGLTPQWDLETAKICAREVEAILRSDSYPLFLNEMYGDMPNNWTPELSGLARLRYSTNALTRMRYCFPNGQLDMNCKSKPENAPAPLKPWFELPRSIPEDYSIAFGHWAALEGQGTPSGIYALDTGCCWGGKLTLLRWEDKQYFSQGSLLKS
- the surA gene encoding peptidylprolyl isomerase SurA, whose amino-acid sequence is MKNWKLLIFGLMFSVNSVAMAAPQELNKVAAVVNNDVVLESDVSSLLQSVKLNAKHAGQQLPDEKTLRHQILERLIMDDIVLQMANRMQLTIPDQALDSAITNIAAQNHLSLAQLKQNLIAEGMSFDTYRNQIRKEMMIAEVRNNEVRRRITILPQEVDSLANQISNQNSQDSEINLSQILIPLSENPSQEQVEKAATTIKKILSELHNGVDFGKLALSYSSDPQALKGGNMGWSKLQELPSLFAAQLQSAHKGQIIGPIRSGVGFHILKVNDIRGGQTSIAVTEVNARHILLKTSPIMNDEQARNELLKLREEILNGKTSFEEAAKAHSEDPGSAMRGGELGWNLPSAYDPAFRDALMTLQKGEISQPVHSSFGWHLIQLLDSRKVDRTDAAQKDRAYRLLFNRKFNEEAQNWMQELRASAYVKILDGSNAQ
- the pdxA gene encoding 4-hydroxythreonine-4-phosphate dehydrogenase PdxA: MHNNKPIVITPGEPAGVGPDLVIALAQKAWPSQLVVCADPELMLSRAKQLNLPLQLQTYSPEHISSSQAAGTLTILPVNLHSPTMTGELNRKNGTYVTETLARACDGCLNGEFSALVTGPVHKGVINDAGVAFTGHTEFFADHSQCSRVVMMLATEELRVALATTHLPILDVPKAITFDSLREVITILNHDLKTKFGIPRPHIYVCGLNPHAGEGGHMGHEEIDIIIPALDSLRAEGIWLEGPLPADTLFQPKYLDHADAVLSMYHDQGLPVLKYQGFGRAVNITLGLPFIRTSVDHGTALELAGTGQADVGSFITALNLAIKMIQNSNE